Genomic window (Nicotiana sylvestris chromosome 7, ASM39365v2, whole genome shotgun sequence):
GATTTTTGCATAGTGTTCTGCATTTTCGTGTGGTGTTCCGGcaatttctgcatttctgcacaACGTTTTAGCATTTTTTGCACAGTATTTCTGCATTTCTGTGCTATGTTTCTATagtttctgcatttttatacAGCGGTTCTGCATTTTTTCACAGTgttttgcatttctgcataatgtttctgcattttctgcatttctgcacaACGTTTCAGTATTTCTGCACAATATTTCTGCATTTTCTAGTTTCTGCATATTGTTTATGtattttctgcatttctgcacaTTATTTTAGAATTTCTGCACAATGCATTTTCGCATGGCGTTCCAGCAATTTCTGCGTTTCTGCACAACTTTTCAGCATTTTTTGCTCAGTATTTCTGCATTTTTGTGCTGCGTTTCTACAGTTTCAGCATTTTTGCACAGTGATTCTGCATTTCTTCACAATGTTTTTCATTTTTGCGGAATATTtctgtatttttgcatttttgcaCATTGTTTCAGCATTTTTTGCTATCTGGATTCTGCATTTCGGTATTTTTTAATTAATCTTTTCTTCCTATTTATGAAAAATGAATTCAAGAGCAAAAAAAAGGGTTTGAATCCAAACAAAACACAAGAAGAAGTTGGCGAGGATGAGTGTGTTATAGACGAAGCTATGGACGTTGATTCTCCTACAGGTGGTATGTCTTAAACTTAGTAAGTTTGCGTGTTTATTGTATTCTTTTCCTAACGTCTTGATTTTTACATTAGGGACATTAGTTAAGAAGAAAGCTCGAGGTCAAACAAAATGTAAGATGATTCACACAAGAAATTTTGAGGAAAGATATGAAGTGACATTTGATAAAGGGCAAGTTGTTGGACCAACCGGCAAAAGAGTGTCTGAGTTAAGCAACTTTATAGGAACAATTGCCAGGAATCCCAGATTTATCACCTTGTTGTTCAGTAGCTGGCATGTTGTCACTGATGATATTAAACAAACGAATATGGAAATATGTCAACGTAAGAACGATCAATTTTCAATTGTGTATCTTATTGTATTTCTTACTAAACGAAGATAacatatatgttatttttcaTAGACCAAGTTCATCATTCCAGCAGAAGGAAAGAAGTGGGTGCTGGATGGTATTCGCGATACTTGGAGGCGACACAAGAGAAATATTAAGAAGAATCATTTTGATGGGTATCATATTATTGAAGATATGCTAAAACAACATCCCCTGAGATACCAGAAGTTCAATTCCTCCAATTGATTGAGTATTGGAGGGATTTAGATGTTCAAGTGAGATTAAACTGTGCATTTCTACTCTTGAACATATTgttgcattatatatatatttttttatttattaattggTAAACTTCTTTTGGTGCTAGGCCATGTGcaaattaaattctgaaaatagaaaaaaaaagtagAGGCATCGGATGGGACCTATTAATTTTGCAAGAGTACTCATGACATTGGTAATATTTGTTCGATACTTTGTGAAAAATATGGCTTTCATTTCTTTACATACTTTTTTTgaatacatttatgttttttatttatttctgtgATATAATTTGTAGCGTGCAAGTAAAGCGAACAACGAGGAACCAGCTAAGTCTGAAATATTTATTGCAACTCGTACAAAACAAGGGAAGCAAGTTCATGAAGATTCTCAAATTGTAATAGTAAGCTATGTTGCAACTAATATATTATCTGGGACGTAGATTCTTTATATGGTTCTTACAATTATTTTCTTGGCAGTCTGAACTTCAGAACCgtcaaaactttgggaaaacaTCGGATAAAGCATTTAGGGTAGTGTTTGAAAAAGAGCAGCCTGGTCGAATATGATGCTATGGTAGATCAGTGACAACAAGTTTTCTGAAAAAATATGAGGAAATCAATAATCTCCAACAAAAGCATAACAATGAAGTCTCTACTTTGAAAGCAGAAATGCAAGAAACGAGAGAAGAAATGCTAGAATTGAGGCAATTGCATCATTGCTTTATTCTATTGGTGCAAAGCAATCTTGAACTTTTTAGTTCAGATATACAAGAATTTGTCGGATCTAACCAACCTTCTCCAGTTGATGCAAGTAGCGCACAGGCTATAAGGGGCCAAAATCTCCCACATTCTTCTGGATCAACCCATGGTCCAATTATTGAAAAGGTATTTAGAATCCAACTTGTCTTGCAAACTGTTATAATAGATATTAAGTTCATTAAAATTGATCAATTCTTTAATTAACCTCAAAAGTCTTATGGATCATTCATTGGATATGGAAAGATATAGGGTCTACATATATGCTAAAAAGGGGACTGTTTTCCGACGCCGACGAACTTAACTTTTGGAGTTGCTGTTTTTGTGTGAAAAAAGGTGGTTGTTTTCCCTATTTTTTATGGAGTTTTTCGGTTGGTTTTTGGGGTGTTAAAAGGTCGTTTTTGGGGCTACTTTTCACTGGTATATTGGGGTCGTTCTGGGGGTGATTTAGAGCTGAAGTTTAGAGGTATTTCGCTAGAGTATGTGGCCAGTTGTCATTGCTGTTTAGGCTACATATTCGTAGGCTTTTTGGCCAGAGCTGAGCAGCAATTTTGATGGTTGTTTGGAGTTGTATTTGCAACTATTTTATGTTGTGTTTTTTGTTGGGGAGAACACAATTTTGAGAAATATCGTTTGTTATATATTGTAATAGTAAAATCCTTCAAAAGAAAGAGGAATTGGAAAATAAACTTTTTGGTGGGACTTGAAATCATAGCGACTTACGCCAATCTtctatttcttgttaatattaACATGCTTTGATATCTTTTGGATGAAAGAAAGAGATATAAGCAACGTTCATGGCCACAAAGCTACTCAGAATAAAATTGATTCCATTTATTTTATTCAAGCCTCAACCCTTGTACACATAAAATGGTCGAAGTTATAAGAAATTAATAAGCAATAAACATTGATTACTTGTGGGGTTAGTATTTAGGTGAGTGAAATGGGActactatattttatttattgtactcattattcattttttatttatGTGTGACTGAAAAATATGCAAAACATGGTGCTACTATATATTATTATAATCTTTGTTCTTCTTGACAAACGATCAAAGTTTAGTTTCTATCTAATTATAAATTTCTTTTTATGTGTAGGAGAAAGTGGATGATGCAATTAAAAATGATGGCGGAAACTCAATTTGATCTTAATGTGAATGCAAAGAACTTTTGGATAATTGAGATGTCTAATATTCATGATACTATATGAATATACTCACTTTTGAAAAGTTTAACGTTAATGGGCATTTTGACATATTATTTTATTAGTATGTTGTAATAccctatattttttaaataagGGTGTATtgataataatagtaataataataataataataataacaacaaaaattataagaaaataacctttaaaaaaaaagataagtaAGGCAAAAGGGCCGAAGCCcatttgcctaaaagaaaagaaagggctGCCGAGTTCGACAAAGCAGAAGCTTCAAAAATGAAACAATAAAAAAACAACAGAGAAGGAAAGAAagggagaagaagaaagaggctAGAACTAAATCTTGAGAAATTTTAAATACACACTGGTTCTTACGGGTAATACTCGAATCTCTCATCTAAGTTCTTTTCTCCTGGTAATTCTTTTTTTATCTCAATTCATatatttgaaaggtttcacaaagTATAAGAAATTTAATACCAATTAGAGTTATTCTGGGCAACTTATGCAATTGAATGTTGGTCAATGTTATTGTAAGATAAATTCACTTAGAAAAAGAAGGGTATTGATGTATTTGTACTTAAACTAGTCTCATTATATATGATCTTTGTTAGGTGTAAATTAAGTTAGGGTACAAGGATTTGAGTTTTGGTGGTTAACTATATTGCAATGACAATAGTGAATTTGGGTTTGAATGTTATGAGTCTAGTATTAAATACAAAAGATAGGTGCTAATTAAGAAGGATTATTATGGACAGTAAAGTTAATTCAGTTTCAATTTATGCACACGATTAAGGAAATTGAACAGTATAGGGAATAaaccttgtaaatatatttttacttAAAAGATTTTGGACTAATTCAAATTACTCATAGTATGGGTAAATATAATTCGGTGAATTGACGATAAAGTATAAAACTCGGAGGATTGGGGTATTCTAAAATA
Coding sequences:
- the LOC104226736 gene encoding uncharacterized protein, translating into MDVDSPTGTLVKKKARGQTKCKMIHTRNFEERYEVTFDKGQVVGPTGKRVSELSNFIGTIARNPRFITLLFSSWHVVTDDIKQTNMEICQHQVHHSSRRKEVGAGWYSRYLEATQEKY